The Synergistaceae bacterium DNA segment CGGCTTCATCGCAGGTTTTCCGGCCTGATATGGGCATAAACGCTTATGTAAATGCTGCCGGAGGTGCCGTCAAGACCGCTCATAAACGAATGATATATTTGCTCAAGAGTGATGGTTCTACGATAAAATTAACGCGCAACACGTCATTATTCAGTTCAAAGCAATGGACAGCTCCGCAGGGATTCTCGGCAAAAGTTGAACCAGGCGACACAATAGTAGTTCCATTAAAGTACATCGACAGGACTTCTATAGAGAGCGTGAAAGATACGATTGACATAATTTATAAAGTTGCAGTTGCGACGGGCGTAATAATCAACGCTACTAAGGACTAAGCGGGGCGTTATATCATGAGAAAAATTTTCGTTGCAGCATTAATGACTCTCTGCTTTGCTTTTCCGGCAATGTCGGCGGCAAAATATGAATATAAAGTCGTCCCGCTCGGTTCTCTAACGTCATTGCAAAAAAGTAAGGAAGCAGCCTCAAAAACTGCACAGGTCGAGCAAATATTAAA contains these protein-coding regions:
- a CDS encoding DUF4177 domain-containing protein, with translation MRKIFVAALMTLCFAFPAMSAAKYEYKVVPLGSLTSLQKSKEAASKTAQVEQILNKYGKDGWELSEIFAVRTTFDPNVFFVIMKREIN